In Helianthus annuus cultivar XRQ/B chromosome 8, HanXRQr2.0-SUNRISE, whole genome shotgun sequence, a single genomic region encodes these proteins:
- the LOC110872646 gene encoding 7-deoxyloganetic acid glucosyltransferase yields MDQSNQQNKTLEPHVLVFPIPFQGPVNCALKLAELLCLSGICVTFLNTEHIHRPLLRHTQVLSRFSRYPNFKFETVPDGLEHEKPVSGDGFMEVMAAVDAVSKPLFREMMVSGSLSRKSDRPVTVMIPDACFSFAVDIAIEASVPVICFETVSPCCLWTSYLNLPTLIEAGDVPFKGNDLDQFIKSVPGTEHIIRRRDLASFCRTNDLSDPVIKLIVKEAHSVPRTQGLILNTFEELDSLILKHMRKLCPNIYTIGPLHTLHKTQVTANTTKQSEETTFSNSVWKEDRTCLNWLDKHDPKTVIYVSIGSLATMTVEQLLEIWYGVVNSVKPFLWVRRPGSITGGYDESKVPPELLERTKEIGCIVEWAPQEDVLAHPAIGGFLTHSGWNSTIESIAEGVPMVCWPYFVDQQVNSRFVEEVWKMGVDMKDTCDRLRVEKAVRDIMDSKHNVFTQHARTWESLAKESISKTGSSSNHVGRLIDDILAMSST; encoded by the exons ATGGATCAAAGTaatcaacaaaacaaaacacTCGAACCACATGTACTTGTATTCCCCATACCATTTCAAGGCCCGGTTAACTGTGCTCTCAAGTTGGCCGAGCTCCTATGTCTTTCGGGCATCTGTGTCACCTTCCTTAACACCGAACACATCCACCGCCCTCTTCTCCGCCACACCCAGGTCCTGTCCCGGTTCAGTCGCTACCCCAACTTCAAATTCGAGACTGTCCCGGATGGACTTGAGCATGAAAAACCTGTCTCTGGAGACGGGTTCATGGAGGTCATGGCTGCTGTAGATGCGGTGAGTAAACCTCTTTTTCGGGAGATGATGGTTTCGGGTAGTTTAAGTCGAAAATCGGATAGGCCGGTGACTGTTATGATACCGGATGCTTGCTTCAGTTTTGCGGTGGATATCGCGATAGAGGCGTCGGTTCCGGTGATTTGCTTTGAGACCGTGAGTCCATGCTGCTTGTGGACTTCGTATTTGAATCTTCCTACTCTTATTGAAGCTGGGGATGTCCCCTTTAAAG GAAATGATCTAGATCAGTTCATAAAAAGTGTACCAGGAACAGAACACATTATTCGAAGACGGGATCTTGCTAGCTTTTGTCGTACCAACGATTTGTCGGACCCGGTAATCAAACTCATCGTCAAAGAAGCTCACTCGGTTCCTCGAACTCAAGGTCTCATACTCAATACATTTGAAGAGTTGGATAGTCTCATACTCAAACACATGCGAAAGCTTTGTCCAAATATTTACACCATAGGCCCACTCCACACTCTTCACAAAACTCAAGTTACGGCTAACACAACAAAACAATCGGAAGAAACCACCTTTTCTAACAGTGTTTGGAAGGAAGATAGAACTTGCTTGAACTGGCTCGATAAGCATGATCCAAAAACTGTCATTTACGTCAGCATAGGTAGTCTTGCAACCATGACAGTTGAACAACTTCTTGAAATATGGTATGGTGTGGTAAATAGTGTGAAACCTTTTTTGTGGGTGAGACGACCAGGGTCGATCACTGGTGGGTATGATGAATCTAAGGTTCCGCCAGAGCTACTAGAGCGTACAAAAGAAATCGGGTGTATAGTAGAATGGGCCCCACAAGAAGATGTACTCGCCCATCCGGCCATTGGTGGGTTTTTGACACATAGCGGATGGAACTCGACTATAGAGAGTATAGCGGAGGGTGTTCCCATGGTTTGTTGGCCATACTTCGTGGACCAACAAGTGAATAGTCGATTTGTGGAAGAGGTATGGAAAATGGGAGTAGACATGAAAGATACTTGTGATCGTTTGCGAGTTGAAAAGGCGGTGAGGGACATTATGGATTCAAAACATAATGTATTTACGCAACATGCACGTACTTGGGAAAGTTTGGCTAAAGAGTCGATAAGTAAGACGGGTTCATCATCTAATCATGTTGGTCGGCTAATTGATGATATTTTAGCAATGAGCTCGACTTGA